ATCCGGCAAGCGCGGCTACTACTTCGCCTACCCGGTGCGCGAGGACGATCACAACATCGGCGCACTGGTGGTCAAGGTCGACCTCGATCACACCGAAACGCTGTGGGGCAACACGCCGGAACAGTTACTGGTGACCGACACCAATGGCGTGGTGATTCTCACCTCGCGCCCGGACTGGCGCTTTCATGCCAGCCGCCCACTGGACCGCGTCGAACAGTCCGCCATCGCCAGCAATCAGCCCTACCCGACCCAGGCGCCACCCCGCCTGGATCTCGACCCAAACGCCTGGCTGACACAAAGTCGTGTTCTGGACGAAACCGGCTGGACGGTGAGCATTCTCGCCCCGCGTATCCTCCTCGACCGCCCCGTGCGCAGCGCCGTGGCCGTGGGCGCGGCAGCCTTGCTGGCGCTGCTGTTGCTGCTCGGCCTGTTGATTTTGCGCCGTCGCCATTACCTCGAACGCATCGCCCTCGACGCCCGCGCCAAGGCCGAACTGGAACAACGCGTGGCCGAACGCACGCAGGATCTGGAGCTGCTCAACAGCCGCCTCAAGCAGGAAGTGCTCGAACGCGAGCAGGCCCAGCAGGAACTGGTGCGCGCTCAGGACGAACTGGTTCAGGCCGGCAAACTGTCGGCGCTCGGCACCATGAGCGCCAGCATCAGCCACGAACTCAATCAACCGCTGGGGGCGATCCGCAGTTACGCCGAAAATGCCAGCACCCTGCTCGATCACCAGCGCAACGACGATGCTCGTGCCAACCTCAAGCTGATCAGCGAGCTGACCGAACGCATGGCCTCGATCATTGCCCATCTGCGCGCATTCGCCCGCCGCGACCGCCATGCGCCGGAGCGCGTCGCCCTGCAACCGGCGCTGGACGATGCCCTGGCCCTGCTGGCCAAGCGCCGCCGGGCCATGGACGTAGAACTGATTCGCGACCTGCCGGATGCCACCCTCTGGGTTCAGGCCGGTGAGACACGCCTGCGCCAGGTGCTCGGCAATCTGCTTGGCAACGCACTCGATGCGCTGGTCGCCAAGGCGCCACCACGACGTATCTGGATCAGCCTCGAACATCAAGCCGAGCACCTCGACCTGCTGCTGCGCGACAACGGTCCCGGTTTCTCGGCCGAATCCCTGGCACGCGCACGTGAGCCCTTCTTCACCACCAAGACCAGCGCCCAGGGCCTGGGGCTTGGCCTGGCCATCTGCGACAGCCTGATCCGTGCACTGGACGGCGAACTACTGCTGGCCAATCATCCCGAGGGTGGCGCACTGATCACCCTACGCCTGCGCCTGGCCGCTCCCGGCGTCAACCTGCAACCTTCCGAGGATCCTTCGCCATGACCAGCGACAGCGCCATCGACAGCCGCATTCAGGTACTGCTGATCGACGACGACGCCCATCTGCGCCAGGCGCTCAGCCAAACGCTCGACCTGGCCGGGCTCAAGGTGCTCAGCCTGGGCGATGCGCAGGGCCTGGCCGCACGCATTCCGGCAGGCTGGCCGGGCGTGGTGGTCAGCGACATCCGCATGCCCGGCATCGACGGCCTGCAACTGCTGGAGCAATTGCGCGAGCGTGATACCGAGTTGCCGGTGCTGCTGATTACCGGCCACGGCGACGTGCCGCTGGCCGTACAGGCCATGCGTGCCGGCGCCTACGACTTCCTGGAGAAGCCCTTCGCCAACGACGACCTGCTCGACAGCGTACACCGCGCCCTGGAGCTGCGCCGTCTGGTGCTGGATAACCGCAGCCTGCGCATGGCACTCAACGACCGCCAGCAACTGTCCAGCCGCCTGGTGGGCCAGTCGCCTGCCATGCAACGCCTGCGCGAACAGATCGGTGCGCTCGCCGGCATCGCCACCGATGTGCTGATCCTTGGCGAGACCGGTGCCGGCAAAGAGGTCGTCGCCCGCGCCCTGCACGATCTTTCCAGTCGTCGCGACGGCCCCTTCGTCGCCATCAACGCTGGCGCACTGGCCGAATCGGTGGTGGAAAGCGAGCTGTTCGGCCACGAGGCCGGCGCCTTCACCGGCGCGCAGAAACGCCGTATCGGCAAGTTCGAGTTCGCCAACGGCGGCACCCTGTTCCTCGACGAGATCGAGAGCATGAGCCTGGACGTGCAGGTCAAGCTGCTACGCCTGCTGCAGGAGCGCGTGGTCGAACGCCTGGGTGGCAACCAGCTGATCCCGCTGGATATCCGCGTCATCGCCGCGACCAAGGAAGATTTGCGCCAGGCCGCCGATGCCGGCCGCTTCCGCGCCGACCTGTACTACCGCCTCAACGTCGCACCGCTGTCCATTCCAGCGCTGCGCGAACGCGGCGAAGATGCCCTGCTGCTGTTCCAGCATTTCGCCGAGTCGGCGGCCGCCCGCCATGCCCTGCCGCCACGCGAACTGCAGCCAGGGCAGCGCGCTTTGCTGCTGCGTCACCCCTGGCCGGGCAACGTGCGCGAACTGCAGAACGCCGCCGAGCGCTTTGCGTTGGGCCTGGAGCTGGCACTCGACAGCAACGCGCCTAGTCTGCCGCCGGTCAATGGCGGGCTCAGCGAACAGGTCGAAGCCTTCGAGCGTGCCCTCATCGCCGCCGAACTGAGCCGCCCACATGGTTCACTGCGCAGCCTGGCCGAAGCCCTGGGCGTACCGCGCAAGACCCTGCACGACAAACTGCGCAAACATGGCCTGACCTTCTCCGGCGCTGGCGGAAGCTCGCCAGAGGACTTCGACTGACTGGCGGCAAACCGCCAGCCCCATCGATAAAGACCGCCCCACAGCGGGCCCGGCCATCCTCAGACCAAGCACCGCCAAAGCCCGCAGCCACGGGCTTTTCATTGATGCATGGCATTCGCCCGCAAAAGACTGGCACAAGGGTTGCTCTAGACTTCCGTCAAGCGAACCCACAAGTACAAGTCCAGGCCTCGCGAATGCCTCCGGCGTTTTTCTCCAAGCCGCCTAGACTTGCTCTTGTCCGTTCGTTAGCAGCGCCACTGGCGCCAATGCGATAAACACAACAAGAGGAAGCATCCGCATGTTCAAACTGACTGCCAAGGCGCTGGCTTGCGCCCTGTCCCTGTCCATCGCTGGCGTGGTTCACGCTGCCGACCCGATCGTCATTAAGTTCTCCCACGTGGTTGCCGAGCACACCCCGAAAGGTCAGGGCGCCGTGCTGTTCAAGCAACTGGCTGAAGAGCGTCTGGGCGACAGGGTCAAGGTCGAGGTCTACCCGAACTCCTCGCTGTTCGGCGACGGCAAGGAAATGGAAGCGCTGCTGCTCGGTGACGTGCAGATGATCGCCCCGTCCCTGGCCAAGTTCGAGCATTACACCAAGCAACTGCAGGTATTCGACCTGCCGTTCCTGTTCGACGACATGGCAGCAGTTGATCGCTTCCAGAACAGCCCTGAAGGCCAGAAACTGCTGACCTCCATGACCGACAAGGGCATCACCGGCCTGGCCTACTGGCACAACGGCCTGAAGCAGCTGTCGGCCAACAAGGCGCTGCTGGAGCCGAAGGACGCCCGTGGCCTGAAGTTCCGCGTACAGGCTTCCGCCGTACTGGAAGAGCAGTTCAAGGCCGTGCGCGCCAACCCGCGCAAGATGAGCTTCGCCGAGGTCTATCAGGGCCTGCAGACTGGCGTGGTCAACGGTGCCGAGAACCCCTACTCGAACATCTACAGCCAGAAGATGCACGAAGTGCAGAAGTACATCACCGAGTCCAACCATGGTCTGCTGGACTACATGCTGATCACCAACACCAAGTTCTGGGAAGGCCTGCCGGCTGACGTACGCGACGAGCTGAACAAGATCATCGCCGAGGTCACCGTCGAGGTGAACAAACAGGCTGACGCCCTCAACGAAGGCGACAAGCAGCGCATCCTGGAAGCCGGCACCACCGAAATCCTGACCCTGACTCCTGAGCAGCGCGGCCAATGGCGCGACGCCATGCAGCCG
This region of Pseudomonas wenzhouensis genomic DNA includes:
- a CDS encoding sensor histidine kinase; this translates as MSTNTATPRRLRWRSLVLLALLLAPLLWPVHFLAERYYREVLIEQNRQTLDLYVANLLGTLRRYEVLPQILGDLPGVRAALHASEDPAALDTANRLLARIKRQTGADVIYLMNNRGATLAASNWDKPDSFVAGNFAFRPYFREALAGRLGRFFGLGTTSGKRGYYFAYPVREDDHNIGALVVKVDLDHTETLWGNTPEQLLVTDTNGVVILTSRPDWRFHASRPLDRVEQSAIASNQPYPTQAPPRLDLDPNAWLTQSRVLDETGWTVSILAPRILLDRPVRSAVAVGAAALLALLLLLGLLILRRRHYLERIALDARAKAELEQRVAERTQDLELLNSRLKQEVLEREQAQQELVRAQDELVQAGKLSALGTMSASISHELNQPLGAIRSYAENASTLLDHQRNDDARANLKLISELTERMASIIAHLRAFARRDRHAPERVALQPALDDALALLAKRRRAMDVELIRDLPDATLWVQAGETRLRQVLGNLLGNALDALVAKAPPRRIWISLEHQAEHLDLLLRDNGPGFSAESLARAREPFFTTKTSAQGLGLGLAICDSLIRALDGELLLANHPEGGALITLRLRLAAPGVNLQPSEDPSP
- a CDS encoding sigma-54-dependent transcriptional regulator, encoding MTSDSAIDSRIQVLLIDDDAHLRQALSQTLDLAGLKVLSLGDAQGLAARIPAGWPGVVVSDIRMPGIDGLQLLEQLRERDTELPVLLITGHGDVPLAVQAMRAGAYDFLEKPFANDDLLDSVHRALELRRLVLDNRSLRMALNDRQQLSSRLVGQSPAMQRLREQIGALAGIATDVLILGETGAGKEVVARALHDLSSRRDGPFVAINAGALAESVVESELFGHEAGAFTGAQKRRIGKFEFANGGTLFLDEIESMSLDVQVKLLRLLQERVVERLGGNQLIPLDIRVIAATKEDLRQAADAGRFRADLYYRLNVAPLSIPALRERGEDALLLFQHFAESAAARHALPPRELQPGQRALLLRHPWPGNVRELQNAAERFALGLELALDSNAPSLPPVNGGLSEQVEAFERALIAAELSRPHGSLRSLAEALGVPRKTLHDKLRKHGLTFSGAGGSSPEDFD
- the dctP gene encoding C4-dicarboxylate TRAP substrate-binding protein DctP gives rise to the protein MFKLTAKALACALSLSIAGVVHAADPIVIKFSHVVAEHTPKGQGAVLFKQLAEERLGDRVKVEVYPNSSLFGDGKEMEALLLGDVQMIAPSLAKFEHYTKQLQVFDLPFLFDDMAAVDRFQNSPEGQKLLTSMTDKGITGLAYWHNGLKQLSANKALLEPKDARGLKFRVQASAVLEEQFKAVRANPRKMSFAEVYQGLQTGVVNGAENPYSNIYSQKMHEVQKYITESNHGLLDYMLITNTKFWEGLPADVRDELNKIIAEVTVEVNKQADALNEGDKQRILEAGTTEILTLTPEQRGQWRDAMQPVWQKFEGEIGADLIKAAQAANQQ